Proteins co-encoded in one Leptospiraceae bacterium genomic window:
- a CDS encoding PilZ domain-containing protein — protein MAQIRRNNRFYIENKDHYSVKIEVYPGRHADCILNDISVSGACIILSKEIFLQREKPYSFEFLEKNEQGEFQKVTSVNGKMVWYLHKEFRDQDMLYLGIEFQNEIGLPESITTQGKVKA, from the coding sequence ATGGCACAAATTCGTAGAAACAATCGGTTTTATATAGAGAATAAAGACCATTATTCCGTAAAAATAGAAGTTTATCCAGGAAGACATGCAGATTGCATCTTAAACGATATATCTGTAAGTGGAGCCTGCATCATTCTTAGCAAAGAGATTTTTTTACAAAGAGAAAAACCTTATTCGTTTGAATTTTTAGAAAAAAACGAACAGGGAGAGTTTCAAAAAGTAACGAGCGTCAATGGAAAAATGGTATGGTATTTACATAAAGAATTCAGAGATCAGGATATGCTTTATTTGGGTATCGAATTCCAAAATGAAATTGGTTTACCAGAAAGCATTACTACACAAGGAAAGGTAAAAGCCTAG
- a CDS encoding thiosulfate sulfurtransferase: protein MSNWNFLKQTIEKDDFIIDCRNQSAYEESTIKGAYYFPFIKKAFGSDTESQKKMYTPLKAILGLINDSNKSRVIVFDEGMGMFSARMVYLLRAIGFKEAYILALKWPFDGETEKGKLLVDVEPTEKAKPLAGVVDKAFMEKNLTRLQIFDTRTKEEYDGKLPRLTSPEPGTLSGRLPGAFLWDWQTFYDQEGFVITRELFIKRLQGFPFMPERTTVLYDYNGARSCLCALMLKEVGYQDVLTYQGSWFEWRKSNLPKQAVSLYGTSAATTAAPRVGGIDRKK, encoded by the coding sequence TTGTCAAACTGGAATTTTTTAAAACAGACTATCGAGAAGGATGATTTTATCATCGATTGCAGAAATCAATCTGCCTATGAAGAGAGCACTATCAAGGGTGCTTATTATTTCCCTTTCATTAAAAAGGCATTTGGTTCAGATACCGAATCGCAAAAAAAAATGTATACTCCTTTAAAAGCGATTCTTGGTTTAATCAATGATTCCAATAAATCGAGGGTCATTGTTTTTGATGAGGGCATGGGAATGTTCTCCGCTAGAATGGTTTACCTTCTGCGAGCAATTGGATTTAAAGAAGCTTATATATTAGCATTGAAATGGCCTTTTGATGGAGAGACAGAGAAGGGCAAATTGCTAGTAGACGTTGAACCGACTGAAAAAGCAAAGCCGTTAGCGGGCGTAGTAGATAAGGCGTTCATGGAAAAGAATCTAACTCGCTTGCAAATCTTTGACACTAGAACAAAAGAAGAATACGATGGAAAGCTTCCGCGCCTTACTAGCCCTGAACCAGGAACGTTATCCGGCAGACTGCCCGGAGCCTTTCTTTGGGACTGGCAGACATTTTATGATCAAGAAGGGTTTGTCATTACCCGTGAACTTTTTATTAAACGGCTACAGGGCTTTCCTTTTATGCCGGAGAGAACAACTGTCTTGTATGATTACAATGGCGCAAGATCGTGCTTATGCGCTCTCATGCTTAAAGAAGTTGGATACCAAGATGTTTTAACTTATCAGGGTTCTTGGTTTGAATGGAGAAAATCAAATCTACCAAAGCAAGCTGTTTCTCTTTACGGAACAAGTGCTGCTACGACAGCTGCTCCAAGAGTTGGCGGAATTGACAGGAAGAAATAA
- a CDS encoding alpha-glucosidase has protein sequence MIKKIILGILISIYLNCSGTQNIGVRVLENVSTKGELGSEVQYKIDNKTLHIFNGKLSFVEFPLDRSFLTIAKGSPSVKYNLAAFKFKDEYTMRCANQSIDKIEKIQDGIKISGILHGQDCFIKYFIDLTAENKQSLNFSVHLADKTFNRINLVYRSVKEEQFFGFGEQYTHFNMKGKKPFIFTEEQGIGRGDQPITFGANLTQGAGGNEYTSYAPMPHYITTNNRSVYFENSAYSKFNFEHDEYVKVLFWDNNLKGTIWVSDKPLELIEMYTAKTGRYQGLPDWAYGTWLGLQGGTDKVKKVIKEAKLAGNPVTALWIQDWVGRRVTGFGDQLKWRWYAQENSEFKDSDGNPEPAYPEFKNFTAEMNKDGVKVLGYINSFLAETNAPTSPKQPIKEPNSCGYKRFIPFNDCKPEREPDSFANPMLEEAKAKGYLVKNQSGEDYMIETVGFPAYLIDLTNPEAVKWTKDIIKKNMIEQGLSGWMADFGEWLPFDAKLHSGVSAELYHNIYPVDWARINREAIQEAGKEGEIIFFTRAGYTGSNRYSTAFWLGDQMVSFGVNDGLASTIVGLNSSGISGIAINHSDIGGYTGLKNPPFYFPNYDRTEELNRRWSEMNAFTPIYRTHEGNVPGRFNQVYSSTYNKKTDKDGRPILYPENNSDINSVNAFARFGKIHYALKDYFSHLVGEAKEKGYPVIRHPYLNYPSDPNTYNLKYQFMVGEDILVLPVYTKGDTEVTGYFPKGKWKHAFTGKTIIGGHTFKVPAPLGEPAVYVKEGGAWSDRIFNSIQTALK, from the coding sequence ATGATTAAAAAAATAATATTAGGTATTCTCATATCCATTTACCTAAATTGTTCGGGAACTCAGAACATAGGTGTTCGTGTTCTTGAAAATGTATCAACCAAAGGGGAATTAGGATCTGAAGTTCAATACAAAATAGATAATAAAACATTGCATATATTCAATGGAAAATTATCATTCGTAGAATTTCCTTTAGATAGATCTTTTTTGACCATAGCAAAAGGTTCTCCGAGCGTTAAATACAATTTAGCCGCATTTAAGTTTAAAGATGAGTATACGATGAGATGTGCAAATCAATCGATTGATAAAATCGAAAAGATTCAAGATGGAATTAAAATTTCTGGAATACTACACGGACAAGATTGCTTTATTAAATACTTTATTGACTTAACTGCCGAAAACAAACAAAGCCTAAATTTTTCAGTTCATCTTGCTGATAAAACATTCAATCGTATTAATTTAGTTTATAGATCTGTAAAAGAAGAACAGTTTTTTGGATTTGGAGAACAATACACTCATTTTAATATGAAAGGAAAAAAGCCTTTTATATTTACAGAAGAGCAAGGAATAGGAAGAGGAGATCAACCGATTACCTTTGGTGCTAACCTCACGCAAGGAGCCGGTGGAAATGAATATACAAGTTATGCTCCAATGCCTCATTACATAACAACGAATAACCGCTCGGTTTATTTTGAAAATAGCGCATACTCCAAATTTAACTTTGAACATGATGAATATGTAAAAGTATTATTCTGGGACAATAATTTAAAAGGCACTATTTGGGTATCGGATAAACCACTTGAACTAATTGAGATGTATACCGCAAAGACAGGACGTTATCAAGGTCTTCCTGATTGGGCTTATGGAACATGGTTAGGTTTACAAGGCGGAACTGATAAAGTTAAAAAAGTTATTAAAGAAGCTAAGCTTGCGGGTAATCCCGTTACTGCGCTTTGGATTCAGGATTGGGTTGGTAGACGTGTAACAGGATTTGGAGACCAATTAAAATGGAGATGGTATGCACAAGAAAATTCCGAATTTAAAGACTCCGATGGAAATCCAGAACCAGCGTATCCTGAATTCAAAAATTTCACAGCCGAGATGAATAAGGATGGAGTAAAAGTTTTAGGTTATATTAATTCGTTTCTTGCGGAGACGAACGCTCCTACAAGTCCTAAGCAACCAATTAAAGAGCCGAACAGTTGCGGTTACAAGCGATTTATCCCATTCAATGACTGTAAGCCAGAGAGAGAGCCTGATTCATTTGCGAACCCAATGCTAGAAGAAGCAAAAGCAAAAGGATACCTTGTTAAAAATCAATCCGGCGAAGACTATATGATTGAGACGGTGGGCTTTCCTGCTTACTTAATTGACTTAACAAATCCAGAAGCTGTAAAATGGACAAAAGATATTATCAAAAAAAATATGATAGAACAAGGTCTTTCCGGTTGGATGGCCGACTTTGGTGAGTGGCTTCCATTCGACGCAAAACTTCACAGCGGAGTTTCTGCAGAGCTATATCATAATATCTATCCAGTAGATTGGGCAAGAATCAATCGGGAAGCAATTCAGGAAGCAGGTAAAGAAGGTGAAATCATTTTCTTCACACGCGCGGGTTATACTGGGTCTAATCGTTATTCGACTGCATTTTGGTTAGGCGATCAAATGGTTAGCTTTGGAGTTAACGACGGATTAGCCTCTACAATCGTTGGACTAAATTCAAGCGGGATAAGTGGAATCGCTATTAACCACAGCGACATCGGCGGTTATACTGGTCTGAAAAATCCACCTTTTTATTTTCCAAATTACGATAGAACAGAAGAGTTAAATAGACGTTGGTCAGAAATGAATGCGTTTACTCCGATTTACCGCACACATGAAGGAAATGTTCCTGGACGTTTTAATCAAGTATATTCAAGCACATACAACAAAAAAACGGACAAAGACGGTAGACCAATTTTATATCCAGAAAATAATTCAGATATAAACAGTGTAAATGCATTTGCTCGTTTTGGAAAAATTCATTATGCGCTAAAGGATTATTTTTCTCATCTCGTAGGAGAAGCAAAAGAAAAAGGATATCCTGTCATTCGTCACCCTTACTTAAATTATCCATCTGACCCTAACACTTACAATTTAAAATACCAGTTCATGGTTGGTGAGGATATTCTCGTTTTGCCGGTATACACAAAAGGCGATACAGAGGTTACTGGGTATTTTCCAAAAGGAAAATGGAAACATGCATTCACTGGAAAAACTATAATCGGTGGACATACATTTAAAGTCCCCGCACCGTTAGGTGAACCAGCAGTCTATGTAAAAGAAGGTGGTGCCTGGTCTGATAGAATTTTTAATAGTATTCAGACGGCTCTCAAGTAA
- a CDS encoding beta-lactamase family protein — protein sequence MNDRKLKPKLQNFIYSVVLILNIFLFNCNSLPQKPDTIPKNDYSYLNEYLNNYIPVKMNEASVVGLGVSVVTDKEILFAKGFGFSDKVNKIEVNSDTIFRTASVSKIINLVITMKLVEEGKLNLDKDISQYLPELKLNSRFPKSKPITIRSILTHHSGLPSDRMKGFFSYSKTDSLEKLVHDISGEYVSYPPEFIFSYSNLGHSILGRIIEKVSGDSYANVLDKKLFKQLGMEHSFYEINLDKKNVFAKGYGGLIFKSEVAEAGLRDLPAGFLNSSVNDLSKVIQLFINDGRINGVSYLKESTLKEIYTIQNQSNALDDDFKIGLSFFINTFDLGNDIFSISHGGDTFLYHAMLGILPKEKLGVIVLSNTNTSAPVVYDIASKALQISLETKTGYKKPTENKKPEEANTDMSSYAGVYQNGALMKVEVDDNNVSAKLDTGIKFILPDKEGLWQNAKLKIFGLFTINPPLQFKFKTIEKDKLLYLKVGGNIVLWGSKITPADSISVSWKNRLGKYKILNDDKDNAGMIKNPELKIEKGFLIFENNGIPAANVDVIQKLALQILSDKEAIVAGLGRGKGDTISVKQVSGKEILTYSGYEMEKVE from the coding sequence ATGAATGATAGAAAATTAAAACCTAAGCTCCAAAATTTTATATATTCGGTAGTATTGATACTGAATATATTTTTATTCAATTGCAATTCTCTACCGCAAAAACCGGATACAATCCCCAAAAATGATTATTCTTATTTGAATGAATACCTAAACAATTACATTCCCGTAAAAATGAATGAAGCATCTGTTGTTGGACTAGGAGTAAGTGTAGTTACCGACAAAGAGATATTATTCGCAAAAGGATTTGGTTTTTCTGACAAGGTAAATAAAATCGAAGTCAATTCGGATACAATCTTCAGAACCGCATCCGTGTCTAAGATTATTAATTTAGTTATTACAATGAAATTAGTGGAAGAAGGAAAACTAAATTTAGATAAGGATATTAGCCAATACCTACCTGAGTTAAAACTAAATTCTAGATTTCCAAAATCAAAACCAATCACAATTCGTTCTATTCTAACACATCATTCCGGTTTGCCATCTGATAGAATGAAAGGATTTTTTTCTTATTCAAAGACTGATTCCTTAGAAAAATTAGTTCATGACATATCCGGGGAATACGTAAGTTACCCACCTGAATTTATTTTTTCTTATTCGAATTTAGGACATTCGATTCTAGGACGAATCATTGAAAAAGTATCCGGTGATTCTTATGCAAATGTATTAGATAAAAAATTATTTAAACAACTGGGCATGGAGCATTCTTTCTATGAAATAAATTTAGATAAGAAAAACGTTTTCGCCAAAGGATACGGCGGATTAATCTTTAAATCAGAAGTCGCGGAAGCTGGCTTACGAGACTTACCCGCAGGATTTTTAAATTCATCCGTCAATGATCTGTCCAAAGTGATTCAATTATTTATAAATGATGGGCGGATAAATGGTGTTAGCTATCTGAAAGAGTCTACCTTAAAAGAAATTTATACGATACAAAATCAGAGTAACGCACTAGATGATGATTTTAAAATTGGTCTAAGTTTCTTTATAAACACATTTGATTTAGGAAATGATATTTTTAGCATATCGCATGGAGGAGATACTTTTTTGTATCATGCCATGCTTGGAATTCTTCCAAAAGAAAAGCTAGGAGTAATAGTGCTATCAAATACAAATACTTCTGCTCCTGTAGTGTATGATATTGCAAGCAAGGCTCTTCAAATTTCCTTGGAAACAAAAACAGGTTACAAAAAACCAACAGAAAATAAAAAGCCCGAAGAGGCAAATACAGATATGTCGTCTTACGCCGGAGTTTATCAAAATGGTGCTCTTATGAAAGTAGAAGTCGATGACAATAATGTTTCGGCAAAATTAGATACTGGCATAAAGTTTATATTACCGGACAAAGAAGGATTGTGGCAAAATGCAAAACTAAAAATTTTCGGGCTATTTACGATTAACCCGCCATTACAGTTTAAATTTAAAACCATCGAGAAAGACAAATTGCTTTATCTTAAAGTAGGAGGAAATATCGTATTATGGGGAAGTAAAATTACGCCAGCAGATTCAATCTCAGTATCATGGAAAAATCGTCTCGGTAAATATAAAATTCTAAACGATGACAAAGACAATGCTGGTATGATAAAAAATCCAGAATTAAAAATAGAAAAAGGATTTCTCATCTTTGAAAATAATGGAATTCCAGCGGCTAATGTTGACGTAATACAGAAACTAGCTCTTCAAATATTGAGCGATAAAGAAGCAATTGTCGCCGGACTCGGAAGAGGAAAAGGTGACACAATTTCTGTAAAACAGGTTAGCGGCAAAGAGATATTAACCTATTCGGGATATGAAATGGAGAAAGTGGAGTAA
- a CDS encoding winged helix-turn-helix transcriptional regulator: MDIVFKALNDKTRREILELLKEKDLTAGEISDQFNISKPTISHHLDLLRQANLVVSIKQGQYIYYSINSTELDELLKWILKVKDKVKGKKK; the protein is encoded by the coding sequence ATGGATATTGTATTTAAAGCTCTAAACGATAAAACTAGAAGAGAAATCCTAGAATTATTAAAGGAAAAAGATTTGACTGCTGGAGAAATTTCGGATCAGTTTAATATTTCAAAGCCTACTATTTCTCATCACTTAGATTTATTAAGGCAGGCAAATTTAGTAGTGAGCATTAAACAGGGACAGTATATTTATTATTCAATCAACAGCACAGAACTTGATGAATTGCTGAAATGGATTTTAAAGGTAAAAGACAAAGTCAAAGGAAAGAAAAAATGA
- a CDS encoding DUF1648 domain-containing protein — translation MKSILKREISFWILLLSQFLFLIYAGDKIPSEFPVHWDFNGNPDSYSNKYTLPILNTVIYLALLLIPKVDPRKENYKLFSDSYFKIRFLLTLAFVLIFYGICLRYFGFQFSEAKLIFIFVLSIFTIIGNYMRSFRPNWFVGIRTPGL, via the coding sequence ATGAAGTCAATACTCAAGCGAGAAATTTCTTTTTGGATCCTTCTTCTATCGCAGTTTCTATTTTTGATTTATGCTGGAGATAAAATTCCTTCTGAATTTCCTGTGCATTGGGACTTCAACGGAAATCCAGATTCCTATTCAAATAAATATACTCTTCCAATTTTAAACACAGTTATTTATCTTGCTCTTTTATTAATCCCGAAAGTGGATCCGAGAAAAGAAAACTATAAATTATTTTCAGATTCTTATTTTAAAATTCGATTTCTACTAACGCTTGCATTTGTCTTAATTTTCTATGGAATCTGTCTTCGATACTTTGGATTTCAATTTTCCGAAGCCAAATTAATCTTTATCTTTGTTTTATCTATCTTTACAATCATCGGAAATTATATGCGTAGCTTTCGTCCCAATTGGTTTGTTGGAATCCGCACCCCTGGACTTTAG
- a CDS encoding SdpI family protein: MVCWNPHPWTLENETVWKKTHELGGKLFFYNGLIGIILCLFLDGKILSFIVFTLILTASLIPVIYSYIYYRKINPKSTK, translated from the coding sequence TTGGTTTGTTGGAATCCGCACCCCTGGACTTTAGAAAATGAAACAGTTTGGAAAAAGACTCATGAACTTGGCGGAAAACTTTTCTTCTACAATGGGCTAATAGGAATTATCCTATGCTTATTTTTAGATGGAAAAATTTTGTCTTTTATTGTTTTTACTTTAATCCTAACTGCGAGTCTAATACCGGTTATCTACTCCTACATTTACTATCGAAAGATAAATCCTAAATCAACCAAATAG
- a CDS encoding DUF2867 domain-containing protein — translation MHPNYDYFDSYKGECISQRRITSIDLGRAFFSSSPVWIDKLFSLRNKIVSLFGLKTPSSNLDRTSIKDFDFQVGKQIGLFKVFALTEKEIILGEDDKHLDFRVSLLVESKEEKHFINITTSVKFKNIFGSLYFLPVKPFHQLIVPTMLKGILRQIE, via the coding sequence ATGCACCCAAACTATGACTATTTTGATAGTTACAAAGGAGAATGCATTTCCCAACGAAGAATTACGTCCATTGATTTAGGCAGAGCCTTTTTTTCTTCTTCTCCTGTTTGGATAGACAAATTATTTTCTCTCCGAAATAAAATCGTATCCCTTTTTGGATTAAAGACTCCAAGCTCTAACCTAGATCGAACTTCTATAAAAGACTTTGATTTCCAAGTAGGTAAGCAAATCGGATTATTCAAAGTCTTTGCACTTACGGAAAAGGAAATAATTTTAGGCGAAGACGATAAGCATTTAGATTTTAGAGTGTCTCTTCTAGTAGAATCTAAAGAAGAAAAACATTTCATAAACATTACGACTTCAGTAAAGTTCAAGAATATTTTCGGAAGTCTATATTTTCTACCTGTAAAACCTTTTCATCAGCTCATCGTCCCTACCATGCTAAAAGGAATTCTACGACAAATCGAATAG
- a CDS encoding SpoIIE family protein phosphatase: MEFFEPYTKYILFNFFSFGTLLVTIFTFAFAYFFLTLPNKSDSTFHLGIGFFFLAIFNTGYFFAAFCYHPIAAYHRWLTGGFILPALLHLGQFFFKYPRDTNPKLSSRVLKGMWAVAVIVDIFFIAGTWNADRKFHFTGHYWDFDAEPISRMLAALIAIYTIISFLLIGGWKIYITKTKERWVLLKILFAMLVAAITPNITNIMSRDGVMERSTYLIALTLFLVIGFFIISIVYVNSTKDRTTFMVKIVGLTLVTLLIILQASSFYSMKDKDRDYDSLRFENMSRILEGGDKSKDTKYFIQLSLDELEIQKKDYPSSTNLDLPLIEVDFRNTVIYEDIKNLPESNFRSALNEYLFNTHPYFEGFKNSIGEYLVTNKDLTDSELKDVIFPFLNKLNNYSFVHSNKISQLDSKQFCPAITKYLSSSSLKNFRIAIEKNLSNCQWNGRPIDSVNLRREINKYFRYFQAANTRYFRKSIDEFGNQKHYIAYIHYEVYTQVVSEVGYSYLAYRQYMHTTSSNQQFILIIVVCIVIGIYPLFFRGSLVTPLWDLVHALEKVNHGDLEVEVPIKVNDEIGFLSDSFNSMVISIKYARSELVHYADNLEEKVNERTKEVQEKMDEVQKLKVQQDGDYFLTSLLTKPLFMNANKSEFTKTEFLIKQKKHFEFKGKQVEIGGDICVTGNLRFGNKAKVTRFTMAMNADAMGKSMQGAGGSIVMGVAMNSIMSRSAAKDWVVDKPPEVWLTDVYYEIHRVFKTFNGSMVISCTVMLINDETGEVYYFNAEHPYAVLYRNGRAEFIEDRLNLRKLGLDSEIPFQVFKFELEPGDVIILASDGRDDIDLTPEEPVRTINEDETLFLKHVVAGRGDIEEIYHGVQRSGEFIDDFSILRIGYKEVPVHYASPQDEPGIILPKDIDHDDLESVYSECKKLLRDNKDEVARQLLQITYNRSEANQNNPKINKLYGLLSFKARDYISTIEVIRKYLKDDPTYEEFWYYLAMAEKKLGHYNMATEAGERLKEINPSHALNILNLADVNRLMGKKEASIELTKLVLELEPNNTGANRLMQILKNGTI; encoded by the coding sequence ATGGAGTTTTTTGAACCATATACTAAATATATACTCTTTAACTTTTTTTCCTTTGGAACGTTACTCGTTACGATATTCACTTTTGCGTTCGCGTATTTTTTTCTGACTCTTCCAAATAAATCTGATAGCACATTTCATCTAGGTATAGGTTTCTTTTTTCTCGCTATTTTTAACACGGGATATTTCTTTGCTGCATTTTGCTATCATCCTATAGCTGCCTATCATCGTTGGCTGACAGGCGGGTTTATTTTGCCTGCCTTATTACATTTAGGGCAATTCTTCTTTAAATATCCAAGAGATACGAACCCAAAACTTTCTTCGCGCGTTCTTAAAGGGATGTGGGCAGTTGCAGTCATCGTTGATATTTTTTTCATTGCGGGCACATGGAATGCAGATAGGAAATTTCACTTCACAGGTCATTATTGGGATTTTGATGCAGAGCCGATCAGTCGAATGCTGGCAGCGTTAATCGCAATCTATACTATCATTTCCTTTTTGCTCATTGGGGGCTGGAAAATTTATATCACTAAAACAAAAGAACGCTGGGTGTTGTTGAAAATTCTATTCGCAATGCTAGTTGCTGCCATTACCCCTAACATTACAAATATTATGAGTCGTGATGGAGTAATGGAAAGATCTACTTATTTAATAGCGCTTACTCTTTTTTTGGTGATTGGATTTTTTATCATTTCGATTGTCTATGTTAATTCCACAAAAGATAGAACTACTTTTATGGTGAAGATTGTAGGGCTAACTCTTGTTACACTTCTTATTATTTTGCAAGCATCTAGCTTTTATTCTATGAAGGATAAAGATAGAGATTATGACAGCCTTCGCTTTGAAAACATGTCCCGTATTTTAGAGGGAGGAGATAAATCAAAAGACACAAAGTATTTTATACAACTTTCCTTGGATGAACTTGAAATTCAGAAGAAGGATTATCCAAGTTCGACTAATCTTGATTTGCCTCTTATAGAGGTAGACTTTCGAAATACGGTCATTTATGAAGATATCAAGAATTTGCCGGAGTCAAATTTTCGTTCTGCCTTAAATGAATACTTATTTAATACGCATCCTTATTTTGAAGGATTTAAAAATAGCATAGGCGAATACCTTGTTACTAATAAAGACTTAACGGATAGTGAATTAAAAGATGTTATTTTTCCATTTTTAAATAAGCTCAATAATTATAGCTTTGTTCATTCCAATAAAATTAGTCAGTTAGATTCTAAACAATTCTGTCCTGCTATCACAAAATATTTAAGTTCAAGTAGTCTAAAGAATTTTAGAATTGCAATCGAAAAGAATTTGTCGAATTGTCAGTGGAATGGAAGACCAATTGACTCAGTCAATCTGCGTCGTGAAATCAACAAATACTTTCGCTATTTTCAAGCTGCAAATACACGTTACTTTCGAAAAAGTATAGACGAGTTTGGAAACCAAAAGCATTACATTGCATATATACATTATGAAGTGTATACGCAAGTTGTAAGCGAAGTAGGTTACTCTTACTTAGCATACAGACAGTATATGCATACTACATCTTCCAACCAGCAATTCATTTTAATTATTGTAGTCTGTATAGTCATCGGCATATACCCATTATTCTTTCGAGGTAGTTTGGTAACACCGCTTTGGGATTTAGTTCATGCTTTAGAAAAAGTAAATCACGGAGATTTAGAGGTAGAAGTTCCCATAAAAGTAAATGACGAGATTGGTTTTCTTTCAGACTCCTTTAACTCGATGGTGATTTCAATCAAGTATGCACGGTCAGAGCTTGTGCACTATGCTGATAACTTGGAAGAAAAAGTAAACGAGCGCACGAAAGAAGTGCAAGAAAAAATGGATGAAGTGCAAAAATTAAAAGTGCAACAAGATGGAGATTATTTTTTAACATCACTTCTCACAAAGCCACTTTTCATGAATGCAAATAAATCCGAATTCACAAAGACAGAATTTTTAATAAAACAAAAGAAACATTTTGAGTTTAAGGGCAAACAAGTAGAAATTGGTGGAGATATTTGTGTTACCGGCAACTTGCGATTTGGCAACAAAGCAAAAGTTACACGTTTTACAATGGCGATGAATGCAGATGCAATGGGAAAATCAATGCAGGGTGCGGGTGGATCTATTGTAATGGGTGTTGCTATGAACTCAATCATGTCGCGTTCTGCTGCAAAAGATTGGGTTGTAGATAAGCCGCCTGAAGTGTGGCTAACGGACGTATACTACGAGATTCATAGGGTCTTTAAAACTTTTAACGGCTCGATGGTAATTTCTTGCACCGTGATGCTAATCAATGATGAGACAGGTGAAGTTTATTATTTTAACGCAGAACACCCGTATGCCGTGCTTTATCGAAATGGAAGAGCTGAGTTTATTGAAGACAGATTAAACCTTCGTAAGCTTGGTCTTGATTCGGAAATTCCGTTTCAGGTTTTTAAATTCGAACTAGAGCCGGGAGATGTGATTATACTTGCGTCAGACGGTAGAGATGATATTGATTTAACGCCTGAAGAGCCGGTTCGCACAATCAATGAAGATGAAACTTTATTTTTAAAGCATGTAGTTGCAGGTCGCGGTGATATAGAAGAAATCTACCATGGGGTTCAACGCTCTGGTGAATTCATTGATGATTTTTCTATTTTAAGAATTGGTTATAAAGAAGTCCCGGTTCATTATGCAAGTCCACAAGATGAGCCTGGAATTATTTTACCAAAAGACATTGACCATGACGACTTGGAAAGTGTCTATAGTGAATGTAAGAAATTGCTGCGAGATAATAAAGACGAAGTGGCAAGACAATTACTTCAAATTACCTACAATCGGTCAGAGGCTAATCAGAATAACCCTAAGATTAATAAACTCTATGGACTTCTTTCTTTTAAAGCAAGAGATTATATTTCAACGATTGAAGTGATTCGTAAATATCTAAAAGATGATCCAACCTATGAAGAATTTTGGTATTATCTCGCTATGGCTGAAAAGAAATTAGGTCATTATAATATGGCGACAGAGGCAGGTGAGCGGCTAAAAGAAATTAACCCTAGTCATGCCCTTAATATACTAAACCTTGCTGATGTAAATCGACTGATGGGCAAAAAAGAAGCATCCATTGAACTTACAAAATTAGTTTTAGAATTAGAGCCTAACAATACGGGTGCGAATCGTCTCATGCAAATTCTTAAGAATGGAACTATATGA
- a CDS encoding DUF2442 domain-containing protein has product MIITILQVYPTENYKVYLYFSDGKIKLYDVSPLLDKGVFRKLQDKDFYLNRCTVLNKTLAWDVTGDYNPYECIDLDPVVLYEESIEVDDPLDKPTAA; this is encoded by the coding sequence ATGATTATAACTATCCTACAAGTTTATCCAACTGAAAATTATAAAGTGTATCTGTATTTTAGTGACGGAAAAATCAAACTCTATGACGTTTCACCTCTTTTAGATAAAGGTGTTTTCCGAAAGTTGCAAGACAAAGATTTCTACTTGAATAGGTGCACTGTATTAAATAAAACCTTAGCTTGGGATGTAACAGGAGATTATAATCCGTATGAATGCATTGACCTCGATCCGGTTGTTTTATATGAAGAAAGTATTGAAGTAGATGACCCGCTTGATAAACCTACTGCGGCTTAA